Proteins from a single region of Stappia sp. ES.058:
- a CDS encoding type II toxin-antitoxin system RelE/ParE family toxin → MRTFPPEVKRDMGTALRYAQSGLKAGSAKPLKGFGSGVLEIVDNHDGDTYRCIYLLRLKGIVYVLHAFQKKSKTGIKTSRQDLDLIKSRIKLAEADYKRDK, encoded by the coding sequence ATGCGGACTTTCCCGCCCGAAGTGAAACGCGATATGGGCACCGCCTTGAGATATGCCCAATCCGGCTTGAAGGCGGGGAGCGCAAAACCGCTCAAGGGATTTGGGTCCGGTGTTCTTGAAATCGTGGACAATCACGATGGCGACACCTATCGCTGCATTTATCTGCTTCGCCTGAAGGGCATCGTCTATGTACTTCATGCATTCCAGAAGAAGTCGAAAACCGGCATCAAGACATCCAGACAAGACCTTGATCTGATCAAATCCCGCATCAAGCTGGCCGAAGCGGATTACAAGAGAGACAAGTGA
- a CDS encoding helix-turn-helix domain-containing protein, whose protein sequence is MNENVVEGSGNVFADLGLEDAGELDFKAALAIQVASIVKHRHLTQREAGEILGIPQSHVSKILNGKLEGITSDRLIRMLLKLGRDIDIVIKKKRTPAEHGRLAIASARKRVHVAA, encoded by the coding sequence ATGAACGAGAACGTTGTCGAAGGAAGCGGAAATGTCTTCGCTGACCTTGGCCTGGAGGATGCCGGGGAACTCGACTTCAAGGCCGCCCTCGCGATCCAGGTGGCATCGATTGTCAAACACCGTCATCTTACCCAGCGCGAGGCAGGCGAGATCCTCGGAATTCCACAATCGCATGTCTCGAAGATCCTGAACGGAAAGCTCGAGGGCATCACCTCGGACAGGCTGATCCGCATGCTCTTGAAGCTTGGACGCGACATCGACATCGTGATCAAGAAGAAGCGGACACCGGCCGAACACGGTCGTCTCGCCATTGCCAGCGCGCGGAAACGGGTTCATGTCGCCGCGTAA
- a CDS encoding FAD-binding oxidoreductase, giving the protein MNVIVVGAGISGLATAWALAKKGVEVTLLEQGPIPNPLSASGDQHRIIRRAYGGQTGYQRRIGAAFDAWDALWDDLGAKHLVDTGFLIVSQTGRDEAVDYRQGLVDGGFPVEDFSPAEAAERYPFLDSTAIHSAAFSPEGGVLLCQRIAAGVRDWLRRSGADVRENARVAAVDADKARVTLASGEELAADHVVVTAGAWVLGLFPALAASLTSYRTAVAYLDPPEDLRAAWEAAPAILDVGGTVDGYVLPPVAGTGLKVGAGIHKVPCKADDRRVPEPGEGERLRDLFGPPFARIADYRVSDVVTCAYTFTRDEHFFAEIAPRATIVSACSGHGYKFGAAVGRCVAEGVVSGDRDAMRIWLEARD; this is encoded by the coding sequence ATGAACGTGATCGTCGTGGGCGCCGGGATTTCCGGTCTCGCCACCGCATGGGCGCTGGCGAAAAAGGGCGTCGAGGTCACGCTGCTGGAACAGGGGCCGATCCCCAATCCGTTGTCGGCGTCGGGCGACCAGCACCGCATCATCCGCCGCGCCTATGGCGGGCAAACCGGCTATCAGCGCCGCATCGGCGCTGCCTTCGACGCCTGGGACGCGCTGTGGGACGACCTCGGCGCCAAGCATCTGGTCGACACCGGCTTCCTGATCGTCTCGCAGACCGGCCGCGACGAGGCGGTCGATTATCGCCAGGGGCTGGTAGACGGCGGCTTTCCGGTCGAGGATTTCTCGCCGGCGGAGGCAGCCGAACGCTATCCCTTTCTCGATTCGACCGCGATCCACAGCGCGGCCTTCAGCCCGGAGGGGGGCGTGCTCCTGTGCCAAAGGATCGCGGCCGGGGTCCGCGACTGGCTCCGGCGTTCGGGCGCGGATGTGCGCGAAAACGCCCGCGTTGCGGCGGTGGATGCGGACAAGGCCCGGGTGACGCTTGCAAGCGGTGAAGAGCTTGCCGCCGATCACGTCGTCGTCACGGCCGGGGCCTGGGTGCTCGGGCTGTTTCCAGCCCTTGCCGCCTCGCTGACGAGCTACCGCACGGCGGTCGCCTATCTCGATCCGCCGGAGGATCTGCGCGCGGCCTGGGAAGCGGCGCCCGCGATCCTCGACGTCGGCGGCACGGTCGACGGCTACGTGCTGCCGCCGGTGGCGGGGACGGGGCTGAAGGTCGGCGCGGGCATTCACAAGGTGCCATGCAAGGCGGATGACCGGCGGGTGCCGGAACCGGGCGAGGGCGAGCGGCTGCGCGACCTGTTCGGCCCGCCGTTCGCGCGCATCGCCGACTACCGGGTCAGCGATGTGGTGACCTGCGCCTATACGTTCACCCGCGACGAGCACTTTTTTGCCGAGATCGCTCCGCGCGCCACCATCGTCTCGGCCTGCTCGGGGCATGGCTACAAGTTCGGCGCGGCGGTCGGGCGCTGCGTGGCGGAGGGCGTGGTCTCCGGTGATCGCGATGCGATGCGGATCTGGCTGGAAGCACGCGACTGA